From the genome of Onthophagus taurus isolate NC chromosome 5, IU_Otau_3.0, whole genome shotgun sequence, one region includes:
- the LOC111414663 gene encoding uncharacterized protein isoform X2, which produces MLPIYIKVAIIATVIAAAATGIIIGIIVAVVPSAEDSCLNIEPPSNLKVTKKENHIVIQWSPTPSNCHVYYALEVTMDGDINPIQYETTDTFFTISRLPKYCTNVDVGISAVGNEAISDAVFLSYLVPPTEEEVRNAIIKVQSYDHMINMLEWTNIAETFNGCTVKYRLIVNDQEVAPDLETNHYYFKNGLTKQCKDNEIILIPIVEGIFGTKNELTDDVEVPPSKDKINAVALSLGPYVPTAKVLTWTDYEVVFSRCTVKYRLTVNDIPIQPDLITNTFKFTDELTKQCKDNIVTLMPIVSGVNGLEKIISDHIEAPPSEDEINAVTFSLDPYLPTAKILTWTDYEAEFSGCTVTYRLTVNDIPIQPDLITNTFKFTDELTNPCKDNTVKLMPIVSGVNGLEKVISDHIEAPPSEDDINAVTFSLDPYVPTAKILTWTDYEAEFSGCTVTYRLTVNDIPIQPDLITNTFKFTDELTNPCKDNIVKLMPIVSGVNGLEKVISDHIEAPPSEDDINAVTFSLDPYLPTAKILTWTDYEAEFSGCTVTYHLTVNDIPIQPDLITNTFKFTDELTNPCKDNTVKLMPIVSGVNGLEKVISDHIEAPPSEDDINAVTFSLDPYLPTAKILTWTDYEAEFSGCTVTYHLTVNDIPIQPDLITNTFKFTDELTNPCKDNTVKLMPIVSGVNGLENIISDHIEAPPSEDDINAVTFSLDPYVPTAKILTWTDYKAEFSGCTVTYRLTINDIPIQPDLITNTFKFTDELTNPCKDNTVKLMPVVSGVNGLEKVISDHIEAPPSEDDINAVAFSLDPYVPTAKILTWTDYEAEFSGCTVTYRLTVNDIPMQPDLITNTFKFTDELTNPCRDNTVKLMPIVSGVNGLEKVISDHIEAPPSEDEINAVTFSLDPYVPTAKILTWTDYEAEFSGCTVTYRLTVNDIPIQPDLITNTFKFTDELTNPCKDNIVKLMPIVSGVNGLEKVISDHIEAPPSEDEINAVTFSLDSYVPTAKILTWTDYEAEFSGCTVIYRLTVNDIPIQPDLITNTFKFTDELTNPCKDNTVKLMPIVSGVNGLEKVISDDIEAPPSEDEINAVAFSLDPYVPTAKILTWTDYEAEFSGCTVTYRLTVNDIAMQPDLITNTFKFTNELTNPCKDNTVKLMPIVSGVNGLEKVISDHIEAPPSEDEINAVAFSLDPYVPTAKILTWTDYEAEFSGCTVTYRLTVNDIPIQPDLITNTFKFTDELTNPCKDNTVKLMPIVSGVNGLEKVISDYIEAPPSEDEINAVTFSLDSYVPTAKILTWTDYEAEFSGCTVIYRLTVNDIPIQPDLITNTFKFTDELTNPCKDNTVKLMPIVSGVNGLEKVISDYIEAPPSEDEINAVMFSLDPYVPTAKILTWTDYKAEFSGCTVTYRLTVNDIPIQTDLITNTFKFTDELTNPCKDNTVTLIPIVSGVNGLEKVISDHIEAPPSEDDINAVAFSLDPYVPTAKILTWTDYEAEFSGCTVTYRLTVNDIPMQPDLITNTFQFTDELSKECNGNTVVLMPIVAGVEGENKILSNDVDELPEITDGSFELITEGNMLITWKPPLTLETCEFTYDLELRETQELDSITLDSFEDYNEVEPFIWEPSNVDGITDCGVMVVIITPKYKSKSGTSTSLGCTMQSLSLHVL; this is translated from the exons ATGTTACctatttatataaaagttg cAATTATTGCAACTGTGATAGCTGCTGCTGCGACAGGAATAATAATTGGAATTATAGTGGCTGTTGTGCCATCTGCTGAGGATTCATGTTTAA ACATTGAGCCGCCGTCCAATTTAAAAGTGACAAAAAAAGAGAATCACATCGTCATACAATGGTCACCCACTCCATCAAATTGCCATGTTTATTACGCTCTTGAGGTTACTATGGACGGAGACATTAACCCTATACAATATGAGACAACAGATACGTTTTTCACTATTTCACGACTGCCGAAATATTGCACAAACGTTGATGTTGGAATAAGTGCTGTAGGAAATGAAGCTATTAGTGATGCAgtttttttatcatatttaG TTCCACCTACAGAAGAGGAAGTTAGAAATGCTATAATTAAAGTACAATCATATGATCATATGATAAATATGTTGGAATGGACGAATATTGCAGAAACATTTAATGGATGCACTGTTAAATACCGACTTATCGTAAATGACCAAGAAGTTGCTCCCGATTTAGAAACCAATCATTACTATTTTAAGAACGGATTGACTAAACAGTGTAAAGATAATGAAATTATATTGATCCCCATAGTCGAAGGAATTTTTGGAACGAAAAACGAGCTGACAGATGATGTAGAAG TACCGCCATCCAAGGATAAGATTAATGCTGTTGCTCTTAGTCTTGGACCATACGTTCCAACTGCTAAAGTATTAACATGGACGGATTACGAAGTTGTATTCAGCAGATGTACAGTTAAATATCGTCTTACAGTAAACGATATACCAATTCAACCTGATTTAATCACCAacacttttaaatttaccgaTGAATTGACTAAACAATGTAAAGATAACATAGTTACATTGATGCCTATAGTGTCTGGAGTAAACGGGTTGGAGAAAATCATATCCGATCATATCGAAG CACCACCATCCGAGGATGAGATTAATGCTGTTACGTTTAGTCTTGACCCATACCTTCCAACTGCTAAAATATTAACATGGACTGATTACGAAGCCGAATTTAGCGGATGTACAGTTACTTACCGTCTTACAGTAAACGATATACCAATTCAACCTGATTTAATCACCAacacttttaaatttaccgaTGAATTGACTAATCCATGTAAAGATAACACAGTTAAATTGATGCCTATAGTGTCGGGAGTAAACGGGTTGGAGAAAGTAATATCCGATCATATCGAAG CACCACCATCCGAAGATGATATTAATGCTGTTACATTTAGTCTTGACCCATACGTTCCAACTGCTAAAATATTAACATGGACGGATTACGAAGCCGAATTTAGCGGATGTACAGTTACTTACCGTCTTACAGTAAACGATATACCAATTCAACCTGATTTAATCACcaatacttttaaatttaccgaTGAATTGACTAATCCATGTAAAGATAACATAGTTAAATTGATGCCTATAGTGTCGGGAGTAAACGGGTTGGAGAAAGTAATATCCGATCATATAGAAG CACCGCCATCCGAGGATGATATTAACGCTGTTACATTTAGTCTTGACCCATACCTTCCAACTGCTAAAATATTAACATGGACGGATTACGAAGCCGAATTTAGCGGATGTACAGTTACTTACCATCTTACAGTAAACGATATACCAATTCAACCTGATTTAATCACCAacacttttaaatttaccgaTGAATTGACTAATCCATGTAAAGATAACACAGTTAAATTGATGCCTATAGTGTCGGGAGTAAACGGGTTGGAGAAAGTAATATCCGATCATATCGAAG CACCGCCATCCGAGGATGATATTAACGCTGTTACGTTTAGTCTTGACCCATACCTTCCAACTGCTAAAATATTAACATGGACGGATTACGAAGCCGAATTTAGCGGATGTACAGTTACTTACCATCTTACAGTAAACGATATACCAATTCAACCTGATTTAATCACCAacacttttaaatttaccgaTGAATTGACTAATCCATGTAAAGATAACACAGTTAAATTGATGCCTATAGTGTCTGGAGTAAACGGGTTAGAGAATATAATATCCGATCATATCGAAG CACCGCCATCCGAGGATGATATTAATGCTGTTACATTTAGTCTTGACCCATACGTTCCAACTGCTAAAATACTAACATGGACGGATTACAAAGCCGAATTTAGCGGATGTACAGTTACTTACCGCCTTACAATAAACGATATACCAATTCAACCTGATTTAATCACCAacacttttaaatttaccgaTGAATTGACTAATCCATGTAAAGATAACACAGTTAAATTAATGCCTGTAGTGTCGGGAGTAAACGGGTTGGAGAAAGTAATATCGGATCATATCGAAG CACCGCCATCAGAGGATGACATTAATGCTGTTGCGTTTAGTCTTGACCCATACGTTCCAACTGCTAAAATACTAACATGGACGGATTACGAAGCCGAATTTAGCGGATGTACAGTTACTTACCGTCTTACAGTAAACGATATACCAATGCAACCTGATTTAATCACCAacacttttaaatttaccgaTGAATTGACTAATCCATGTAGAGATAACACAGTTAAATTGATGCCTATAGTGTCGGGAGTAAACGGGTTGGAGAAAGTAATATCCGATCATATTGAAG CACCGCCATCCGAAGATGAGATTAATGCTGTTACGTTTAGTCTTGACCCATACGTTCCAACTGCTAAAATATTAACATGGACGGATTACGAAGCCGAATTTAGCGGATGTACAGTTACTTACCGCCTTACAGTAAACGATATACCAATTCAACCTGATTTAATCACCAacacttttaaatttaccgaTGAATTGACTAATCCATGTAAAGATAACATAGTTAAATTGATGCCTATAGTGTCGGGAGTAAACGGGTTGGAGAAAGTAATATCCGATCATATCGAAG CACCACCATCCGAGGATGAGATTAATGCTGTTACGTTTAGTCTTGACTCATACGTTCCAACTGCTAAAATATTAACATGGACGGATTACGAAGCCGAATTTAGCGGATGTACAGTTATTTACCGCCTTACAGTAAACGATATACCAATTCAACCTGATTTAATCACCAacacttttaaatttaccgaTGAATTGACTAATCCATGTAAAGATAACACAGTTAAATTGATGCCTATAGTGTCGGGAGTAAACGGGTTGGAGAAAGTAATATCCGATGATATAGAAG CACCACCATCCGAGGATGAGATTAATGCTGTTGCGTTTAGTCTTGACCCATACGTTCCAACTGCTAAAATATTAACATGGACTGATTACGAAGCCGAATTTAGCGGATGTACAGTTACATATCGTCTTACAGTAAACGATATAGCAATGCAACCTGATTTAATCACCAacacttttaaatttaccaatGAATTGACTAATCCATGTAAGGATAACACAGTTAAATTAATGCCTATAGTGTCGGGAGTAAACGGGTTGGAGAAAGTAATATCCGATCATATCGAAG CACCACCATCCGAGGATGAGATTAATGCTGTTGCGTTTAGTCTTGACCCATACGTTCCAACTGCTAAAATACTAACATGGACGGATTACGAAGCCGAATTTAGCGGATGTACAGTTACTTATCGTCTTACAGTAAACGATATACCAATTCAACCTGATTTAATCACCAacacttttaaatttaccgaTGAATTGACTAATCCATGTAAAGATAACACAGTTAAATTGATGCCTATAGTGTCGGGAGTAAACGGGTTGGAGAAAGTAATATCCGATTATATCGAAG CACCACCATCCGAGGATGAGATTAATGCTGTTACGTTTAGTCTTGACTCATACGTTCCAACTGCTAAAATATTAACATGGACGGATTACGAAGCCGAATTTAGCGGATGTACAGTTATTTACCGCCTTACAGTAAACGATATACCAATTCAACCTGATTTAATCACCAacacttttaaatttaccgaTGAATTGACTAATCCATGTAAAGATAACACAGTTAAATTGATGCCTATAGTGTCGGGAGTAAACGGGTTGGAGAAAGTAATATCCGATTATATCGAAG CACCACCATCCGAAGATGAGATTAATGCTGTTATGTTTAGTCTTGACCCATATGTTCCAACTGCTAAAATACTAACATGGACGGATTACAAAGCCGAATTTAGCGGATGTACAGTTACTTATCGTCTTACAGTAAACGATATACCAATTCAAACTGATTTAATCACCAacacttttaaatttaccgaTGAATTGACTAATCCATGTAAAGATAACACAGTTACATTGATACCTATAGTGTCGGGAGTAAACGGGTTAGAGAAAGTAATATCCGATCATATCGAAG CACCACCATCCGAAGATGACATTAATGCTGTTGCGTTTAGTCTTGACCCATATGTTCCAACTGCTAAAATATTAACATGGACGGATTACGAAGCCGAATTTAGCGGATGTACAGTTACTTATCGTCTTACAGTAAACGATATACCAATGCAACCTGATTTAATCACCAACACTTTTCAATTTACCGATGAATTGAGTAAAGAATGCAACGGCAATACAGTTGTCTTAATGCCCATAGTCGCAGGTGTTGaaggagaaaataaaatcCTAAGTAATGATGTTGACG aattaccagaaatAACAGACGGTTCGTTTGAATTAATAACCGAGGgaaatatgttaataacatGGAAACCACCATTAACTTTAGAGACTTGTGAATTTACATACGACTTGGAATTAAGAGAAACGCAGGAATTAGATTCTATAACACTAGATTCTTTCGAAGATTATAACGAAGTAGAACCATTCATTTGGGAACCCTCTAATGTAGATGGAATAACGGATTGTGGAGTTATGGTGGTTATAATTACACCTAAATACAAATCAAAATCTGGAACTAGTACCTCGTTGGGTTGTACGATGCAAAGTTTAAGTTTACATGTTTTGTAA
- the LOC111414663 gene encoding uncharacterized protein isoform X1 produces the protein MLPIYIKVAIIATVIAAAATGIIIGIIVAVVPSAEDSCLNIEPPSNLKVTKKENHIVIQWSPTPSNCHVYYALEVTMDGDINPIQYETTDTFFTISRLPKYCTNVDVGISAVGNEAISDAVFLSYLVPPTEEEVRNAIIKVQSYDHMINMLEWTNIAETFNGCTVKYRLIVNDQEVAPDLETNHYYFKNGLTKQCKDNEIILIPIVEGIFGTKNELTDDVEVPPSKDKINAVALSLGPYVPTAKVLTWTDYEVVFSRCTVKYRLTVNDIPIQPDLITNTFKFTDELTKQCKDNIVTLMPIVSGVNGLEKIISDHIEAPPSEDEINAVTFSLDPYLPTAKILTWTDYEAEFSGCTVTYRLTVNDIPIQPDLITNTFKFTDELTNPCKDNTVKLMPIVSGVNGLEKVISDHIEAPPSEDDINAVTFSLDPYVPTAKILTWTDYEAEFSGCTVTYRLTVNDIPIQPDLITNTFKFTDELTNPCKDNIVKLMPIVSGVNGLEKVISDHIEAPPSEDDINAVAFSLDPYVPTAKILTWTDYEAEFTGCTVTYRLTVNDIPIQTDLITNTFKFTDELTNPCKDNTVKLMPIVSGVNGLEKVISDHIEAPPSEDDINAVTFSLDPYLPTAKILTWTDYEAEFSGCTVTYHLTVNDIPIQPDLITNTFKFTDELTNPCKDNTVKLMPIVSGVNGLEKVISDHIEAPPSEDDINAVTFSLDPYLPTAKILTWTDYEAEFSGCTVTYHLTVNDIPIQPDLITNTFKFTDELTNPCKDNTVKLMPIVSGVNGLENIISDHIEAPPSEDDINAVTFSLDPYVPTAKILTWTDYKAEFSGCTVTYRLTINDIPIQPDLITNTFKFTDELTNPCKDNTVKLMPVVSGVNGLEKVISDHIEAPPSEDDINAVAFSLDPYVPTAKILTWTDYEAEFSGCTVTYRLTVNDIPMQPDLITNTFKFTDELTNPCRDNTVKLMPIVSGVNGLEKVISDHIEAPPSEDEINAVTFSLDPYVPTAKILTWTDYEAEFSGCTVTYRLTVNDIPIQPDLITNTFKFTDELTNPCKDNIVKLMPIVSGVNGLEKVISDHIEAPPSEDEINAVTFSLDSYVPTAKILTWTDYEAEFSGCTVIYRLTVNDIPIQPDLITNTFKFTDELTNPCKDNTVKLMPIVSGVNGLEKVISDDIEAPPSEDEINAVAFSLDPYVPTAKILTWTDYEAEFSGCTVTYRLTVNDIAMQPDLITNTFKFTNELTNPCKDNTVKLMPIVSGVNGLEKVISDHIEAPPSEDEINAVAFSLDPYVPTAKILTWTDYEAEFSGCTVTYRLTVNDIPIQPDLITNTFKFTDELTNPCKDNTVKLMPIVSGVNGLEKVISDYIEAPPSEDEINAVTFSLDSYVPTAKILTWTDYEAEFSGCTVIYRLTVNDIPIQPDLITNTFKFTDELTNPCKDNTVKLMPIVSGVNGLEKVISDYIEAPPSEDEINAVMFSLDPYVPTAKILTWTDYKAEFSGCTVTYRLTVNDIPIQTDLITNTFKFTDELTNPCKDNTVTLIPIVSGVNGLEKVISDHIEAPPSEDDINAVAFSLDPYVPTAKILTWTDYEAEFSGCTVTYRLTVNDIPMQPDLITNTFQFTDELSKECNGNTVVLMPIVAGVEGENKILSNDVDELPEITDGSFELITEGNMLITWKPPLTLETCEFTYDLELRETQELDSITLDSFEDYNEVEPFIWEPSNVDGITDCGVMVVIITPKYKSKSGTSTSLGCTMQSLSLHVL, from the exons ATGTTACctatttatataaaagttg cAATTATTGCAACTGTGATAGCTGCTGCTGCGACAGGAATAATAATTGGAATTATAGTGGCTGTTGTGCCATCTGCTGAGGATTCATGTTTAA ACATTGAGCCGCCGTCCAATTTAAAAGTGACAAAAAAAGAGAATCACATCGTCATACAATGGTCACCCACTCCATCAAATTGCCATGTTTATTACGCTCTTGAGGTTACTATGGACGGAGACATTAACCCTATACAATATGAGACAACAGATACGTTTTTCACTATTTCACGACTGCCGAAATATTGCACAAACGTTGATGTTGGAATAAGTGCTGTAGGAAATGAAGCTATTAGTGATGCAgtttttttatcatatttaG TTCCACCTACAGAAGAGGAAGTTAGAAATGCTATAATTAAAGTACAATCATATGATCATATGATAAATATGTTGGAATGGACGAATATTGCAGAAACATTTAATGGATGCACTGTTAAATACCGACTTATCGTAAATGACCAAGAAGTTGCTCCCGATTTAGAAACCAATCATTACTATTTTAAGAACGGATTGACTAAACAGTGTAAAGATAATGAAATTATATTGATCCCCATAGTCGAAGGAATTTTTGGAACGAAAAACGAGCTGACAGATGATGTAGAAG TACCGCCATCCAAGGATAAGATTAATGCTGTTGCTCTTAGTCTTGGACCATACGTTCCAACTGCTAAAGTATTAACATGGACGGATTACGAAGTTGTATTCAGCAGATGTACAGTTAAATATCGTCTTACAGTAAACGATATACCAATTCAACCTGATTTAATCACCAacacttttaaatttaccgaTGAATTGACTAAACAATGTAAAGATAACATAGTTACATTGATGCCTATAGTGTCTGGAGTAAACGGGTTGGAGAAAATCATATCCGATCATATCGAAG CACCACCATCCGAGGATGAGATTAATGCTGTTACGTTTAGTCTTGACCCATACCTTCCAACTGCTAAAATATTAACATGGACTGATTACGAAGCCGAATTTAGCGGATGTACAGTTACTTACCGTCTTACAGTAAACGATATACCAATTCAACCTGATTTAATCACCAacacttttaaatttaccgaTGAATTGACTAATCCATGTAAAGATAACACAGTTAAATTGATGCCTATAGTGTCGGGAGTAAACGGGTTGGAGAAAGTAATATCCGATCATATCGAAG CACCACCATCCGAAGATGATATTAATGCTGTTACATTTAGTCTTGACCCATACGTTCCAACTGCTAAAATATTAACATGGACGGATTACGAAGCCGAATTTAGCGGATGTACAGTTACTTACCGTCTTACAGTAAACGATATACCAATTCAACCTGATTTAATCACcaatacttttaaatttaccgaTGAATTGACTAATCCATGTAAAGATAACATAGTTAAATTGATGCCTATAGTGTCGGGAGTAAACGGGTTGGAGAAAGTAATATCCGATCATATAGAAG CACCACCATCCGAGGATGATATTAATGCTGTTGCGTTTAGTCTTGACCCATACGTTCCAACTGCTAAAATATTAACATGGACGGATTACGAAGCCGAATTTACCGGATGTACAGTTACTTATCGTCTTACAGTAAACGATATACCAATTCAAACTGATTTAATCACCAacacttttaaatttaccgaTGAATTGACTAATCCATGTAAAGATAACACAGTTAAATTGATGCCTATAGTGTCGGGAGTAAACGGGTTGGAGAAAGTAATATCCGATCATATCGAAG CACCGCCATCCGAGGATGATATTAACGCTGTTACATTTAGTCTTGACCCATACCTTCCAACTGCTAAAATATTAACATGGACGGATTACGAAGCCGAATTTAGCGGATGTACAGTTACTTACCATCTTACAGTAAACGATATACCAATTCAACCTGATTTAATCACCAacacttttaaatttaccgaTGAATTGACTAATCCATGTAAAGATAACACAGTTAAATTGATGCCTATAGTGTCGGGAGTAAACGGGTTGGAGAAAGTAATATCCGATCATATCGAAG CACCGCCATCCGAGGATGATATTAACGCTGTTACGTTTAGTCTTGACCCATACCTTCCAACTGCTAAAATATTAACATGGACGGATTACGAAGCCGAATTTAGCGGATGTACAGTTACTTACCATCTTACAGTAAACGATATACCAATTCAACCTGATTTAATCACCAacacttttaaatttaccgaTGAATTGACTAATCCATGTAAAGATAACACAGTTAAATTGATGCCTATAGTGTCTGGAGTAAACGGGTTAGAGAATATAATATCCGATCATATCGAAG CACCGCCATCCGAGGATGATATTAATGCTGTTACATTTAGTCTTGACCCATACGTTCCAACTGCTAAAATACTAACATGGACGGATTACAAAGCCGAATTTAGCGGATGTACAGTTACTTACCGCCTTACAATAAACGATATACCAATTCAACCTGATTTAATCACCAacacttttaaatttaccgaTGAATTGACTAATCCATGTAAAGATAACACAGTTAAATTAATGCCTGTAGTGTCGGGAGTAAACGGGTTGGAGAAAGTAATATCGGATCATATCGAAG CACCGCCATCAGAGGATGACATTAATGCTGTTGCGTTTAGTCTTGACCCATACGTTCCAACTGCTAAAATACTAACATGGACGGATTACGAAGCCGAATTTAGCGGATGTACAGTTACTTACCGTCTTACAGTAAACGATATACCAATGCAACCTGATTTAATCACCAacacttttaaatttaccgaTGAATTGACTAATCCATGTAGAGATAACACAGTTAAATTGATGCCTATAGTGTCGGGAGTAAACGGGTTGGAGAAAGTAATATCCGATCATATTGAAG CACCGCCATCCGAAGATGAGATTAATGCTGTTACGTTTAGTCTTGACCCATACGTTCCAACTGCTAAAATATTAACATGGACGGATTACGAAGCCGAATTTAGCGGATGTACAGTTACTTACCGCCTTACAGTAAACGATATACCAATTCAACCTGATTTAATCACCAacacttttaaatttaccgaTGAATTGACTAATCCATGTAAAGATAACATAGTTAAATTGATGCCTATAGTGTCGGGAGTAAACGGGTTGGAGAAAGTAATATCCGATCATATCGAAG CACCACCATCCGAGGATGAGATTAATGCTGTTACGTTTAGTCTTGACTCATACGTTCCAACTGCTAAAATATTAACATGGACGGATTACGAAGCCGAATTTAGCGGATGTACAGTTATTTACCGCCTTACAGTAAACGATATACCAATTCAACCTGATTTAATCACCAacacttttaaatttaccgaTGAATTGACTAATCCATGTAAAGATAACACAGTTAAATTGATGCCTATAGTGTCGGGAGTAAACGGGTTGGAGAAAGTAATATCCGATGATATAGAAG CACCACCATCCGAGGATGAGATTAATGCTGTTGCGTTTAGTCTTGACCCATACGTTCCAACTGCTAAAATATTAACATGGACTGATTACGAAGCCGAATTTAGCGGATGTACAGTTACATATCGTCTTACAGTAAACGATATAGCAATGCAACCTGATTTAATCACCAacacttttaaatttaccaatGAATTGACTAATCCATGTAAGGATAACACAGTTAAATTAATGCCTATAGTGTCGGGAGTAAACGGGTTGGAGAAAGTAATATCCGATCATATCGAAG CACCACCATCCGAGGATGAGATTAATGCTGTTGCGTTTAGTCTTGACCCATACGTTCCAACTGCTAAAATACTAACATGGACGGATTACGAAGCCGAATTTAGCGGATGTACAGTTACTTATCGTCTTACAGTAAACGATATACCAATTCAACCTGATTTAATCACCAacacttttaaatttaccgaTGAATTGACTAATCCATGTAAAGATAACACAGTTAAATTGATGCCTATAGTGTCGGGAGTAAACGGGTTGGAGAAAGTAATATCCGATTATATCGAAG CACCACCATCCGAGGATGAGATTAATGCTGTTACGTTTAGTCTTGACTCATACGTTCCAACTGCTAAAATATTAACATGGACGGATTACGAAGCCGAATTTAGCGGATGTACAGTTATTTACCGCCTTACAGTAAACGATATACCAATTCAACCTGATTTAATCACCAacacttttaaatttaccgaTGAATTGACTAATCCATGTAAAGATAACACAGTTAAATTGATGCCTATAGTGTCGGGAGTAAACGGGTTGGAGAAAGTAATATCCGATTATATCGAAG CACCACCATCCGAAGATGAGATTAATGCTGTTATGTTTAGTCTTGACCCATATGTTCCAACTGCTAAAATACTAACATGGACGGATTACAAAGCCGAATTTAGCGGATGTACAGTTACTTATCGTCTTACAGTAAACGATATACCAATTCAAACTGATTTAATCACCAacacttttaaatttaccgaTGAATTGACTAATCCATGTAAAGATAACACAGTTACATTGATACCTATAGTGTCGGGAGTAAACGGGTTAGAGAAAGTAATATCCGATCATATCGAAG CACCACCATCCGAAGATGACATTAATGCTGTTGCGTTTAGTCTTGACCCATATGTTCCAACTGCTAAAATATTAACATGGACGGATTACGAAGCCGAATTTAGCGGATGTACAGTTACTTATCGTCTTACAGTAAACGATATACCAATGCAACCTGATTTAATCACCAACACTTTTCAATTTACCGATGAATTGAGTAAAGAATGCAACGGCAATACAGTTGTCTTAATGCCCATAGTCGCAGGTGTTGaaggagaaaataaaatcCTAAGTAATGATGTTGACG aattaccagaaatAACAGACGGTTCGTTTGAATTAATAACCGAGGgaaatatgttaataacatGGAAACCACCATTAACTTTAGAGACTTGTGAATTTACATACGACTTGGAATTAAGAGAAACGCAGGAATTAGATTCTATAACACTAGATTCTTTCGAAGATTATAACGAAGTAGAACCATTCATTTGGGAACCCTCTAATGTAGATGGAATAACGGATTGTGGAGTTATGGTGGTTATAATTACACCTAAATACAAATCAAAATCTGGAACTAGTACCTCGTTGGGTTGTACGATGCAAAGTTTAAGTTTACATGTTTTGTAA